ATATTTTGACCCTACAGACATAAAGGCCACTTATAAATGCTACCACCCTACTGAGAAATCGAATATCAGGACATGTGCATGGGAACCTATTTTCCTGAGCAAACCCCATTTAGCCAACCTAGGGCCTTTTAACTCTGTTTTCTACACAGCACAGCAAAGTGCCATTCAATTTGGGgggtttgcatttttatttttgtggagagaaattattttctaagtatatttttaagCGGTGCTTTGACTCATTTAATGGTCTTCTGTCTCCATCGTGATGATCTGACCGAAGATGACTTCCGCTCCTCTGGGAAgtttttgtagcatttttttaaacctgtccAAGTTTTCGGCGTCAGGTTTTACAGACTGATTTCCTAAATGCACTTTCAGCCACCATTAGTTGTATTTCTTGTTGATTCTTCTAGAAAAGCCTGAGGTTTGACTTTTTGGGAAAATGATGAGGAATTCTTTTCAGCTGTTCGGGTATTAGTTCGTTGTATTGCGAATACTCTGCGTTATTTTGTGTCCTGCGCAGTAAAACCGTCTAAACCTACGTGGGGTCAAAATATCCTGCTTCTGTCTGAGTTCAGCTTGCTCCTTGGCTTGGGGGGAATGGCCTGCACTAGCCCTCCCGGCCACCAGGGGGCTCACCTGCGCCCTCCAGAGCTCATCCCGCTCGTGGGCCACCCGCCAGTGAGTGTCACCCATCATGGCGATAAGGAGGTTGAGCATGAGCAGCGTGGCGATGATGGCGAAGGCAGCGTAGGTGATGCTGTACATGAAGGGCAAATCCACGTCATAGTTGGCAGGCCCGTCGATGACGGTGAGGAACAGCTCGAAGGTGCTGAACAGCGCCATGGGGTAGTCGTAGAAATGGCCCAGCTCGTCGGGGTCCTCTGTCTGGAAGATGATATAGAAGGCTGCTCCACCCAAGGGGGTGAGAGTTACCATGGCAACCACATACCAGACTGGACCACGGCCAGCTCTTTGCTGCCCATTCCAGCCCTGTTTCCCTCTTCTCCATCCAGTGTCCCCATCCAGCCCTCCATGCTCCATGCTTTGGGTTCTTATATTCCCTTATTTTCAGTATGGCTTATCCTGATCCCAAGAGGCACGTCTGAAAGCACTCCCAGTTTTGTCTCACCTCCAGGCATGTTCCATCCTCAGACCTGACAGCCTCCTATCCCTGTCTTCCCTCCCAGCTTCCCCCACATTTATCCGCAGGCATTCTGGGCTCTCCAGCCTCCTCCAATCTCCCCTTCCCACGGCCCCTTCCCGGCCAGATGATTTACCTGAGGCAAAGCCCAGGATGACCACAGCCATCAGCCAGCAGAATCGCATCAGGTCGCCAAAAATCATctaaagggaggagaggaaggaaaataccTCCACATGGGTCCCCTGAGCAACTGCCCCTTGCAGCCTCTCACTGGACTCGCCCCGAGAAGTCCCACAGTTCTGCCCTCCAGGGGTTAGCAAGCTGTGGCTGCATGGCAAATCTCCTTGGACTGTTTGGGTATGGCCCTTGAACTAAGAatgcttttcacatttttcaaggattgagaaaacaaaaagaaggaggaggaggaggaaaaggaacgAAAATGCAATAGAGACCCACATGTGGCTGCAAAATCTTCCATCTATTATCTGGTCTTTCAGAAAAATGTTTGCCACAGCCCCCACTCCAGGACCTTTCTCTAGaaagcttggggggggggggtgggggcacggaCCTTCTGGATCATGATGGTAAAAGGGCCCAACATCTGGAATCCTCGGGCGAAGTACATGACATTGCACCAGCCCAGCACCAGGGCGAAGGACATGGGCACCACCTCCCCATTGGCGTTCGTGAGCCGCATCACCATGGTCACCAGCACCATGCAGGCGTAGgtgatgctgggggtggggagcagagggggaaTGAGAAGAGACCAGGATTGTCCTGGGGACTGCACCCACACACTCACATTTGGCCTCCCCAAGTTCAGTACACAAGGGCACACAATCACTGGAGAAGGATCTCCGGAGTTAATTTTCTCCAGTGATTGTCCAGGGGTCGGGAAACCAGGGAGTGAGTGGGGGCATTGGTGGAGAGCAAGGAGACTCACATGAGGACGTGGAATGGCCCCCCGAGGATGGTCTGTCCAAAGAAGCGAGTGACCCCCACCCTGAAGATGTCTGGAATCTGGAGAGAGGCCAGGAAGACACAAAGGCACTTGTAGACTGGGGCTCGGGCTGGATCCCTGGGGCCAACAGCCTCACCCTAGATCCTGACCATCCTCACCTCTGCAAGCAGAATGAGCACAGCTCCGATGACGGTCACCAGCTCCCCCACCAGGCGGAGGTCATCCTGGGGGCTCACATAGGCCTCCTGAAGGGGAAACAGGGTCAGAACACTCAGGGACCCCATGCATCCTGCCTGTCTGTCCCTGGGCACGAGTCCGTGTCTCCTGTATAAAGTCACCAGCCCTGTAGGATTGTTTTTAACCTGGTAGGCTGGGATCTCTCAAACTGCTCTTTGAGcatatgtgtgtttttgtgtgccTGTACTTTGAGTTTGTGCCTACGTAATTGAGAGCTGGGTGAGGGGAGAAATGGGGGCTGGAGAGCAGGTAAGCGATGTGGGgctgaggaaggacagagagctgAATCCTGCCCTGAGCTCAGCCGCCCCTAGGGCGTCACCTGAAGTAGCTTCTGCTGTAGGAGCGTGTTGTCCCGGGGACCAGTGTGGTTATTGGTCCTGGGCTTGAGGGGGCGGTAGACGCAGCACATGGTGAAACAGATGATGTACAGCAGGTATATGGTGCCCAGCACGCAGAAGTACGGCCGCCCGTATTTCTTCCACTTGAGGCTCACCAGCTCTTTCACCGGGGTCTGGTCCAGGATCTGGCGAGCCTGCGGCAGAAAGAATATAGAGCGGGCACCTCGGAGACCCTGACTTCCCTCGCCAGCTGCTTTCTGACCCTACGACCCGTACCTCCCGCTTCTTGGTGGTAACAATAAGTTCCAGGAGAGACTGCTCATCCCCTGAGGAGTCAATCTCGGTGAGGTCATAGAGAGTGGAGGTCAGCGGCCCGTAGGTCCACTGGATGTGCTTCCGCTTCTGCATCAGGTGCTGGAACATCTGAGAAGACACGGTGGTGAGTCGGAGGGTCAGCGTGAGAAGCTGGGCCGGGGGGTCTCCACCGCTGACGAGGGCTACGGCCCGCTCCTTGCGACTGATGGACAGTTAGTTGTGTGAGCCTCCTTTTTTCTggttgtctttctttcccacacaCCCTATAAGGATCTGAAAGAGGAGGACGGGCAAAGGGAACAGAACGCCGGGCTCCCAGAGCAGATGTCCTAAAGCGACATTCTCAAAGCCTCCCGCCCAGGGGTCCCTGAGGCTGAGCATTTAGCGACGGAGTATGGAGGAAGGGGCCCCACCCTCCAGGCAGTTGGGCACCAAGGGTCTTTGAAAGGCCGCCATGGGGCCAGGGGAGTGTCCCTCACCACGGTGTTGCCCTCCACTCCGGCCAGCTTGAAGGGGGTGAGACCCTGGTGATTGGGCACGAGGTCCAGGGACTGCAGGTGGTCCCTGCGCCCATCATAGGACAGCAGCAGGTTGTACATCTGGCAGGCAAAGGTCTTGTTGGGCTGCAGGACGAGGATGTGCAACACGGTGTTTCCTGGGGGAGGACGCGGGCGTCACGTGGCCGTTGCGCTGAAGTCCCCGCTGATGCCCTGCCCGACCTGGGGTGGCCCCTGCCCTCCCGGCCCCCAGCTCTTACCCAGGGAGTCCTGGGCCCGGATGTCAGCTCCATGCTCAATGAGCAGCCTCACCATCTCCTCACTGCCCACGCAGGCAGCAAAGGACAAGGGGTGCTCCCCTGTGGACACAGAAGGCTCGCTGCCGTGAGGGCCCgatgggctgggggatgggcagcgTCCCCGAGTGACTGCCTCCTTGCCCTCGTGTGGCAGCTCTGGGCTCGGGGACGCTCGTCagcagaagcagaggcagggaTGGAGCACGCGGCGCGGGGAGGCTTGGCTCTGGCCTGAAACCCTGGAAGGCCCGGCCGCTCCCGGCTTTTCCGGGGGCCGGAGCCCTCCTCGGCCCGCCCTCCCTTTGCTCTTGCCCACCTCCCCAtgtcccttcctcccagccccgGCCCCGCTCTCACCAAAGTAGATGAGGTTGCGGGGGCTGCGGCGGAACGCCGTGCCTGTGGCTCTCGCAGACACGCTGGCCCCGTGGGCAAGCAGGGCTCTCACCAAGTTCACGTTCTGGTTCACGATGGCTATGTGCAGGGCGGTCTGACCTGGCCCAGAGAGAGCCTCAGTCATGGGGTCTGTCCCCAGGATCCTGCAAGGGTCCCTCCCATATCTACACCCAGTCCTCCTCACTCCCGCAGCCTGAGGTGGCAGGGGGGTGTGACGGAGCCCCCGGTCTGGCAGGGTACCCAGGGAAACCAGCTGCTGCCTCTTCTCCCCTTGCATTTTGGGGGGTTGGTGTTCTAACGGTGCGCGGTGAGGATGACAAGAACaaagggagatggggggaggaaCGAAGCCCTCTTTGGTCGTCCCGAGTTAATCCACTGCAGAGACTGTCTGAAAACACCCAGCACCCTCACCCTCGTACAGCTCCGATGTCATGGGCTCAAAGACCAGCTCCGGGGCAGCCTCCATCAGCACCACGGCGGCCTCCAGGTTGTCATAGAGGGCCGCTATGTGCAGTGCTGTCTCCCCCATGGCTCCTGGTGTTGACAGAAAGAAGAGTCATATGGCTTCCATGGGGCAGGGGCATGGTGACCATAGGCATTTAGGGGCCCACCACAGAAGGTCCTGGGCTATACTGGGAGCCACATGTGTAGCTCTGACGGGTGCTGAGGGCTCTGCCCCTTACCTCTCTGGTGCACCTCACAGGCCTCATACTTGAGTAGCTTGTTGAGAACCTGGACGTTGTTCTCCTTGGCAGCTAGAAGGAGAGGAGACTCCCAGATCCTAGAAGGGAATGGGATCAGAAAGGTGGCAATGGTGAGCGTGCCCAGTGGTGCAGTGAGGGCTGATGGCTTGGCTCCTTCATATACAGACACGTGCACCTCATGACCCTGAACTTGATCCAGGGAATTGAGGTCAGCAGTGTCCGGAGGGTTGCCGGATTTTTTCTTGACCGGTTAGCTACCCCAAACCAACTGTTCCCCCTTTCAGCTTGTGTGGGAGAAGCATCAGTGACTGGTTTCCCATCCCCTGAGTGCTGGGACCagaatacgtgtgtgtgtgtgtgtgtgtgtgtgttatctgtGCATATCGGGTATGGAGGGGAGGAGTTAAAGTACTCATTCACCTCCTGACCTACTGACCTCTGGGGCAACCCTGTTTAGCTTCACTAAGTGCCCTGTGATTACCCCCGAGATAAGCCTTGTTTTCATGGACTAAGGGTACAAGGAATTCCTCCCTCATATTTGTGAAGAAAGTCAACATGCAGAGGCTAGATTTCCCCAGCGGCATGATGCTTGCCTTTCCAGACCTTCTCAGCAAAGCCCGTTGATCCTGGCACTTCCTTTCCAACAACAGCATCCTCAGAGCTCAGTCAGAGAGCAACAGTGGATCCTTTTTGTTCTGACCCCTAAGCAGAGTATAGTTTCTTTCTACTTCTGTCTGCTTCTCACTTGTtttaggcacacacacacacacacacaaatcatctTCTCTGAATCACCAAACCCTTTTGACTTTTATTCCTACAATGAACTAAAAACCTGTATTACTATAAAAACTTAGCCCAACTAAGACCCATGGGCCCCCCTTTGTTCAATTTCTCTCTTGGCCCAGAGCCATTTGGTCTTTCTATGGGATCTAAATGAAATAACGCCACTTACCCATAGATGGCCAACTATGTGAATGGAAGATCACACACTGGTGCTGGCAGGAAATCAACTCCAAGAGCTGGGACAGGAGGGTGAtcgggagaggagaaaggagcacAAGACTCACATCCCCCAGAGTGTTGGCCCCAGCTTCCCCGCCCCCGTTTCCATGCCACCTGGATGGCCATCAGGCTTTGTCAATTCAACATTCAATCCCTACATCCTCGTGCCTACCTACCCTCATTGTTCATGTCTTCATTCTCTATTCTGCCCCTCGTTTGCAAAATATTCTAGCTAGTTTCCCGTGCCCTATTTACCCCCAATCCGTCCTTCTCCATGCTGCCAAGGTACACCCTCTAAATGGCATTGCCATCACCGTTTAGAAAAGTCtgatgggaggggcgcctgggtggctcagtcggttgagcgtccgacttcggctcgggtcatgatctcacggtctgtgagttcgagccctgcgtcgggctctgtgccaacagctcagagcctggagcctgcttcggattctgtgtctccttctctctctgcccctcccctacttgtgccccgtctctcaaaaataaataaatgtaaaaagaaaagaaaagtctgatGGGTCCTTAAATGCCCACGGAGAAGGAATACAGAGATCCTTTCTAGCTTCGGTGACcttattttcccctctttcctcctcccattCACTCCTTATCCCAGCTATTCTGGCCCCACCActgccaccccccgcccccgaacACTCCATTCTCCCAAGGCTTGTGCCATATGTAACTTCCACCTGGAATCCAGAGCGTCTGCCTCACCCTGTTCGTTTCTGTTCTATAGCCCCAATGCCTAGGGATGTGCTCTGCATATGGTAGACACTCCACCACCatctgcagaatgaatgaatttgtagCAGTACCAGAAGGTAGTGTGGCCTCACTGCCCCTGCTTATTATCTCCATTGGCCACCCTTTAAGCCAACCTTAGGCGAACATATAATCTAAGTAAAAAACAGTATGCTTAATATACAAACACAGCTGCAAAGCAAATTTTCCACACCCccttcaccaccaccactgccttTCCAACAATTTGCCCAAACCCCTCCTCTGTAAATATTCTAGAGCCAGCCTTATTCCccaacacacatatacaccctcCCAGGAAGTTTTCCACACTGTATAGTCTGGCCCTTTATTTTTGCATCTTTCACTGTGTGTTGTGATTAGTACTGTCTTTCCTCTACACAAGGGACACTTAAGGGCGGAGGTCAGCTGCTTTCtcctgtctgtttcctttccctgctctctttcaaTTAGCTTCTGGCTCTATGGCCTATTTTGACTAAAGTTAATGGCAAAGTTACAAATGGACCCAAGGGAGCTTCTTACCCAAGTGCAGGGTTCTGCTCCCTACTTCCTAAAATATGAGTGGGGAGGCTAGTTGGTGAAAGGCCTACAGACACCCCTTTGGGTCCCTACATGTCTCTGAAGGCCACAAATGTTCCCCACAAGCCTCCATTCCTATGTGCTCTTTTTCTTGCCTTGCCGACTACCCTAGTGGGCTGGAAAACAACAAGGAGTTACTGTCCATTGGGGTTTGCCAGATTTaccaaataaaaatgcaggatgctcctttagattttaattttagatttccaaccaatacttttttaatataactaTGTCCCATGTGACATTTGGGACATACTAACAACTTGTTaatcatttatatgaaattcgaATTTAACTCCATGTCCCATATCTTATCCGGCAAAGTTTGTAGAGAACTGGTCTCTTTTGGGTGGCAAACTCCAGAATTCAGCGAAAAAGGGGGCAGTGTATGAATGGTTCGGAGGGGATCAGATAAAGCAATTACTTGCAGTGGCACCATAGGGCCACAAGGGGACAGCAGAGAAAGCCCTCAGTCAGGATCTTGGCAGTCAGCCGGAACCCCAAAACCTGACTACCCTTGGGACCCAGAAAAAAGGCACAAGAGCAGACCCATCCAACAATTTTTGTGCCTGAGACACGAGTGTTTTCTACCAGAGCAACCCAGCACAGACGTTTAGATCTGGAGCAAAATCTACATGTCTTTACTAGGTCTCTACCAGGCACCTCCCCAAGACAGGAAGAGGAGATACTGATAACATACCTTCTGGTTTGAATGGTTACATTATACTTGGTCCCTTCCAGGAGGAAATTTTACTTTAGTAGATTAGTTAACATCGCTACCAGAATCTCTTATTTACAAATGGTGGTTGAGAGCTGTAGCTCTCAACCAGGGGtgaacccccacccccgcccccccccccaccaaggaaTTTGGCAAcacctggagacatttttggttgtcacaactggtgTAGGGTGGAGAGGTGCCACTGGCATCTAGCGGGTAGAAGGCAGGGATACTGTTCAGGAGGATCTTATGCAGGCCAGTCTCCTACAATGAAGAATTATTCTGTCCAAAATGTCCATCTGCAAGGTAGGGAATTCCTGACCTATAGCTTGAATTGTTCataaacgattttttttttaaagaggactCTTcgcattaaaaagaatgagaaactcCCTGTACGTGTTTTCTTACAgattgttaaatatttaagagagaaacaaaaaggtaaaGCCTTTGGAGCACTTGCTGATTAAGTagcaaaaagaaattacagacaAAATCTGAACTTATAGCAGTATGAAACCTGTTTTCAGAATTTAGCATGCTTTATTTTGCTgaacaataattataaaattgaatGGTTTTGCTCAATATTAGACTGCTGAAAACCATATTACAAAACCTAGCCCATTTTTTACATAGTAAACAAATCACTGATCTCCTCCTTAAGATTCCCTCCGGGCCAGCAGAAAGgatctctcactccctttctccctgtttcctgcactctgtcctcccctcctcctccttctttgtttttgtttttgtttttgttttacttatttttgagagagagacagagtgaaagtgggggaagggcagagaaagagggaggcacagaatctgaagcaggctctgagctctcagcacagagccccatgtggggacatggggcttgaacccatgaaatgtgagatcatgacctgagctgaagtcccacactCAACCTCTTCCTTCTTGAGAATGTGTCCATGCCTACGTGCACATGAGCAAAGTTCTGCATTTGGTTGCTGGAAACGAGACAAGATCCAGAGCGCCTTTGGAGGAGAATTCAAACCAAAATTTTAGAGCTAGAAAGTTGCTAGAAATCTAACCTATCTGTCCATGtcacagatggagaaagaagCCTGGAGTCCCGAGGTGACTTGTCCAAACAagtcagaggcagagctgggactgggaCCCCACTGGCCATTTCCCCATCCCTCTTCTCTGTGGATCAGGCTTTGGAGAGGGCTTAGAGGCACAGGAGTCATGTCCACAGACATGGGTCCCACTGGTCTCTCTCCCAGCACCCTGTCAGACGAGCACGCCATTTGGGAAAGGGAGGGCACACGCGACATGGAGCTCAGCGTACAGGTTCCCAGGAGGATACAGCCTTGATAGAAAGGAGGTGCCCAGACCCTCGAACTCCTGCCAATGTTGGGTGTTGCCTTTGACtgttgtatttttggtttttttcatcaCAGTAATCCCATTTGTTAAATGTGCTTTTCAGCTTCCAAAAGGGTATAGAGGTCGTAAGGATATGATCACGTTTGCTCCTTACAACCCTGTGGCATGAGCTGAATGAGTCTTTCATTtgtcagaaaaggaaactgaggcagcacaACCAGATTGTGGCTAGATCACACAGAGTTAAAAGCAGAACGGTTGACCAAGAACCTAGCCCCAGGCTCTCACCGCTAAATTATGTGGTTCTTCTAGTTTTATGGCTCTTCCTGATTTCTCTCAGGGGGAGGGGGTCAGCCCAGAGCAGTGACCACAGATGAAGGCAGTGTGTGGGGAGGAAGCATGCGTGCATACGCTGGCCACTTGTGGGCTGTCTCCCTCCCGCTCAGGTTCTTGGCGAGTGGATGAGGAAGCCAAAGCTGGGAGAAAAGTGGTTATTTGCAGACTTGGAATCGGTCCGCCCTTCCAAGTCCTGCAGCTTTAGCACAAGTGCCTGCAACATGCATGTCTGCTGTGCTTCCTGAGGCAGGGAGTCCCAACACACTGGA
The Panthera uncia isolate 11264 chromosome A2, Puncia_PCG_1.0, whole genome shotgun sequence genome window above contains:
- the TRPV6 gene encoding transient receptor potential cation channel subfamily V member 6; the encoded protein is MGLPLPKDKGFILCLWRKFCSWFQRRESWAQSRDEQNLQQQKRIWESPLLLAAKENNVQVLNKLLKYEACEVHQRGAMGETALHIAALYDNLEAAVVLMEAAPELVFEPMTSELYEGQTALHIAIVNQNVNLVRALLAHGASVSARATGTAFRRSPRNLIYFGEHPLSFAACVGSEEMVRLLIEHGADIRAQDSLGNTVLHILVLQPNKTFACQMYNLLLSYDGRRDHLQSLDLVPNHQGLTPFKLAGVEGNTVMFQHLMQKRKHIQWTYGPLTSTLYDLTEIDSSGDEQSLLELIVTTKKREARQILDQTPVKELVSLKWKKYGRPYFCVLGTIYLLYIICFTMCCVYRPLKPRTNNHTGPRDNTLLQQKLLQEAYVSPQDDLRLVGELVTVIGAVLILLAEIPDIFRVGVTRFFGQTILGGPFHVLIITYACMVLVTMVMRLTNANGEVVPMSFALVLGWCNVMYFARGFQMLGPFTIMIQKMIFGDLMRFCWLMAVVILGFASAFYIIFQTEDPDELGHFYDYPMALFSTFELFLTVIDGPANYDVDLPFMYSITYAAFAIIATLLMLNLLIAMMGDTHWRVAHERDELWRAQVVATTVMLERKLPRCLWPRSGICGREYGLGDRWFLRVEDRQDLNRQRMRRYAHAFHIPGSEDSDKASEKLRLDHPSGPHLCPSTPSVSRSTSRSSANWERLRQGTLRRELRGLVNRGLEDGEGWEYQI